The Chryseobacterium sp. G0186 genome includes the window TTATTCCACTTATTGTTAACGGAATTCATCATAACATCTTCTCCTGAAGAAGAGGAGTTACAGCTAAAGAAAAGGATAAGTGAAAATAATCCTAAAATTTTACGCATTATTATCTTTTTTTGGAGGATACTTCTTTTTAAATTTTTTCTTGTTCGGGTTGCTTTGCGGTTTTTGCTCAGCATTAGGATTGGCATCAGCTTTTACCTTTTCCTCAGGAGCTTTGTGCTGCTGTGGTCTCTGTTGTCTGGGCTGATTTCCGGAATTTGAAGTAGGGTTTTCGTTTCTTTCAGGCCTGTCTTGTCTCTCAGGTCTGTTTTTCTTTGGCCCTTGCCCCTGTCCTTGATTGTTGTTATTTTGCCTGTTTTGGTTATTCTGATTGTTCTTGTTTCTGTTGTTTCTGTTTTTCTTTTCAAAACGATCTACACTGTTTTCCTGAATCAGGTCAATGCTTTGGATTGAAGTTTCAGGCTCTTTCAAATCTTCTAGAGGAAGTGTTTTTTCACCTCTTTTATTTTTTGAAATCAGTTTTTTAACAAGATCAATATCAAAATCATACCATGCCATAGAATGGTCCACATAGGCAAACCACATTTTCTTTTTGAAAACATCTATTTTAATACAGAATGCTCTTCCTTTTTCAGTGTCCAATATTGTTGAAGAAGATGGGAAGTTGCTTAATGCATCCAAATAACTGTCAAGCTCATAGTTTAGACAACATTTAAGTTTACCGCATTGTCCTGCAAGCTTTTGAGGATTGATGCTTAACTGTTGGTATCTTGCTACGTTGGTATTTACAGATCTAAAGTCTGTAAGCCATGTTGAACAGCAAAGTTCTCTTCCACAAGAACCAATTCCACCTACCTTTGCAGCTTCCTGTCTGAACCCGATCTGTTTCATGTCAATCTTGGTTCGGAAAGAGCCTGCATATTCTTTGATCAATTGTCTGAAGTCTACACGTGTTTCTGCAGTATAATAAAAGGTGATTTTTGAAGAATCTCCCTGATATTCTACATCAGTAACTTTCATTTCTAGGCCTAATCTTTGGGCAATTTTTCTTGCCTCAAGCTTTACGCCGTCTTCTTTTTTTCTAGCTTCCTGCCATACCTCAAGATCCTTTTGGTTGGCCTGTCTGTATATTTTAAGTGCCAATTCATCTGAAAATTTCTTTTTCTTCATCTGAATCTTTACTAATTCTCCCGTAAGGCTTACTACGCCTACATCGTGTCCCGGACTAGATTCTACTGTAACTACACTACCTATATGTAAAGGAATATTATTTACATTTTTATAAAACGATTTCCTGTCATTTTTAAATCTAACTTCTACAAAATCACACCTGTTTGGTGCCGGATTATTGATGTTAGAAAGCCAGTCAAAAACACTTAATTTATAACTATTCCCGCAGGTATTTACACTTTCACAACCAGTTGCGGTTTTTTTAGGGCCGCAAGAATGTGCAGAATCGCCGGATGTTTTGCATCCACAACTCATATTACTATTATTTATAATCTTGCAAATTTATGTTTTTTTATCTTTATGTAATTCTAAAATACTTAAATAACCAGAATTCGGATAAAACATTTAAGAATTTTAACAGATAAGGGCATGCTTCCGATTTCGATAAAGAAGTTATATCGTGTTCAGGCAGATTGCTTTTTTTACCTTGAGAGATTTTGTAAAAAAAATGTTAAAATAAAGTTTCCATTCTTATCCGTATTAGGTTTTTCTTTATAAAAAAGGTATTGATCTAGTTTTTGTTAAACATATGTTTAATATTAAACGATAAAATATGTTATATTTCATATTTGCTATAAAGTCTTATAAATTATGGTTTTGTATGTTGTTATGTGCTAAATGTTATTTTAAACATAGTTTTCTTTTAGTATATTGTTTAAAATATTGGGAAATATTAACAGACGTATTCAAAATAATTTTATATTTGAATTATATAATAATAGTCTATGAAAAAAATATTAGTATCAACTGCTTTATTGGCGGGCGTTCTATCTTATGCCGGAGGCTTTAGGGTTTCTTTGCAAGGGGTAAAACAATTGGCAATGGCGCATACTAGTGCTCATGCCGAAGATGCGAGTGTGACATTCTTTAACCCTGCGGGTATGTCATTCATCCCTTCCAAACTGAGTGTAGTGGCTGGAGGGTTTGCTGCAAGTAACAAGGTTACTTTTCAAAACTTGAATACTTTACAAAGTACATCAACTGATAACCCTGTAGGAACTCCTTTCTATGCTGCAATTACTTATAGACCAATAGAAAAATTAACAGTAGGTCTTAGTGTTTCAACACCTTTTGGAAGTACCATTCAATGGCCGGAAAACTGGGAAGGTAAAGAAATGGTTCAGAAGCTAGAACTAAAGAGTTTCTATTTCCAACCGATGGTTTCTGTGAAACTGGCTCCATGGTTAGCTTTTGGGGCAAGTTATATTTATGCAAAAGGAGTTGTAGATTGGGATAAAGCAGTAACGCAATTCGGAGGACAGGTGAATATCAATGATAAAAAAGCAAGCGGACACGGATATGGTTTCGGGTTCTATTTCAGACCAGATCCGAAATTAGATGTGAGTATCGCATACCGTTCACCGGTAGATATGAAAGCCAAAAACGGTACAGCTACATTCCAGTTCCCGTCTCAGTCAATTTATACACAGTTGAAGCTGAATGCAGCCGGACAGGATGGATTTTCAGCAACACTTCCTTTGGTTGAAGAATATACCATTGGTTTAACGTATAAAGTTACCCCAAAATGGCAGGTTTCAGCAGACTTTAACTACCATGGATGGGAAAGATATAGTCAGCTTACGTTGGATTTCGATAATGCACCTATTGGAAATAATCCGTCAGATCCGACTATTCTTACAAGCCCTAAGAACTTCA containing:
- a CDS encoding stage 0 sporulation family protein, giving the protein MSCGCKTSGDSAHSCGPKKTATGCESVNTCGNSYKLSVFDWLSNINNPAPNRCDFVEVRFKNDRKSFYKNVNNIPLHIGSVVTVESSPGHDVGVVSLTGELVKIQMKKKKFSDELALKIYRQANQKDLEVWQEARKKEDGVKLEARKIAQRLGLEMKVTDVEYQGDSSKITFYYTAETRVDFRQLIKEYAGSFRTKIDMKQIGFRQEAAKVGGIGSCGRELCCSTWLTDFRSVNTNVARYQQLSINPQKLAGQCGKLKCCLNYELDSYLDALSNFPSSSTILDTEKGRAFCIKIDVFKKKMWFAYVDHSMAWYDFDIDLVKKLISKNKRGEKTLPLEDLKEPETSIQSIDLIQENSVDRFEKKNRNNRNKNNQNNQNRQNNNNQGQGQGPKKNRPERQDRPERNENPTSNSGNQPRQQRPQQHKAPEEKVKADANPNAEQKPQSNPNKKKFKKKYPPKKDNNA
- a CDS encoding OmpP1/FadL family transporter, yielding MKKILVSTALLAGVLSYAGGFRVSLQGVKQLAMAHTSAHAEDASVTFFNPAGMSFIPSKLSVVAGGFAASNKVTFQNLNTLQSTSTDNPVGTPFYAAITYRPIEKLTVGLSVSTPFGSTIQWPENWEGKEMVQKLELKSFYFQPMVSVKLAPWLAFGASYIYAKGVVDWDKAVTQFGGQVNINDKKASGHGYGFGFYFRPDPKLDVSIAYRSPVDMKAKNGTATFQFPSQSIYTQLKLNAAGQDGFSATLPLVEEYTIGLTYKVTPKWQVSADFNYHGWERYSQLTLDFDNAPIGNNPSDPTILTSPKNFKNSKTFRLGTQYAFTNKIYGRLGAYYDEAPYTTDNFIPETPSYDTYVITGGVGFKLKQFGIDVAGGYAMPQSRNVNNATLGFYGQSKATAFYLGLGLSYNPF